TCCCCTGATTAGTGTGAATGTTCAAAGACGTGAGTTCCATACAATGTATTGCACTCAACCCGATCACAAACTCATCGTCCTTCAGTCTCACCTGTGTATtgcataaatttgttttaacgTGGTCATCAGGAACAAGTACGTACGAAAACAAACTATACATTGTAAACAACAGTGTTaactattacaaaaaaaaaacaaaatcttaagattccactatatataaatatggttTCAGGATAAAATAAATTACCATAGATTATAactatcagaagaagaaaagacatgAAGACATATTATAACAGAACTTACTATTTCGTGGGATTGAGCtttgtacttttttttcatGGTATCGGCCGACGCACCATACCTTTCAGACACGACATGATCACCTCCGTTCTGATCAGGATAGCTAAACTGAATACAATTTATGCCATCGCTGTCGAAAGCAACATATATACTAGAGATCATGTTGCGTCCCTTCTCGTCCCACTCCAGACTCTTATGATTATCATGAATTGACCCAATTGGTCCAACTTTGAACATCTCCCTATCACGGGATTTCATTTAGAATATAGCTGTCGAAATTAGAATTAAGCTCGGAATTGAAATTTGTTCTTTGTGAGGACGATccatacttttatatatttatagggaCGAAGAGAAagctttacataaacaaatctcTAGCTAGCTCTAAGAAAACTTCCTTaatcaaaatgtaaattaaCTTTGAAAACAGTAAATTTACTAAATTCAAACGACCGAAAATGTAAAAGGTATATATTATTCTTGcttgcatatatttttttacctaTAGTTTACTTATTTTAGAGATACATTCATTTAGCCCGTGAAAGCcttcttttaacttttaatacGTACTATATACTTCCTACCGTTCACTTTTTAAAGGGTACGTACTAGTAATAATATTCAAAGGTTATTTCaaccttttttaattattgttttggaatcttctatttaatattttacaagtacacaattttttttttaatatactataataattattatttgattcattagAAAATCAGTTATATAGATTGGCTTAGAGCATCTTTATTggtgggttttgatttttggggttcttacattttttagtaataaaaagtGTACTTTTAtaagttaagaacttttgtttgttaattaaatttgtatttctCCAATGGTAAATTCTTAAAAGTGAGGttcttagttaaaaaaaaaatatataatttttaaatatttaaactatgaagattttattattgcattcataaacttttaaacatacaaaatataaaaacatataaaaatagaagCAGAAATCACAAATAGGGACAAAGTTTAgttgtaattttgatttgtgcCAAAATTTTGCCATATatgctcaaccaaatcatccttcaattgttgatgttttatttgattacgAACTTCCTTCCGCTTGCTCAGCATGGTCATCATATTGCTGACATTTGAATGTATATCTAAGTCCACATGTGAAGTTCTGTTTGCTTCTACTTGTTCGAATTCTGCTGGATTTAACTGGTTGTACCCATCTCGTTCGTcctctactatcatattgtgaAGTATGATACACGCTCTCATAATCTTTCCAATTGTTTCCTTATTATGGACAAGAGCCGGATTTTTGACTATGGCGAagcgagcttgcaagactccaaaagcacgctcgacatctttacggACAGCTTCTTGACAAGTAGCAAAGAAAGATGCCTTTGGATCTTGTGGGAGTTTAATAGATTGAATAAAAGTagcccattttggataaataccatcagtgagatagtaagccaaatgATACTCGCAGCCGTTGACAATGTAATTCACTTTTGGAGCATAACCTtgtaatatatcatcaaaaactgGAGAGCGatcaagaacattgatatcgtttaatgtacctggagGTCCAAAAAACGCGTGCCATATCCACAGATCGTGTGACGCTACAGCCTCTAAAACGATGGTTGGATTTCCGGATCCACGTGTgtattgacctttccatgcggTTGGGCAATTCTTCCattcccaatgcatacaatcgatgcttcctatcatcccCGGAA
The sequence above is drawn from the Camelina sativa cultivar DH55 chromosome 4, Cs, whole genome shotgun sequence genome and encodes:
- the LOC104784393 gene encoding putative nuclease HARBI1; this encodes MASSSSNNFDDFDKMLDERFDQVYDQAFDHIVSAHAARQQARKPRKKRVYIERDREDGHDRLWNDYFSEDATYPPPLFRRRYRMNKALFMRITDRLSNEILFFQQRRDATGRFGLSAIQKCTAAIRMMAYGCAADALDEYLRLSETTAMQCLVNFVEGVINLFGDEYLRRPTPEDLQRLLDIGELRGFPGMIGSIDCMHWEWKNCPTAWKGQYTRGSGNPTIVLEAVASHDLWIWHAFFGPPGTLNDINVLDRSPVFDDILQGYAPKVNYIVNGCEYHLAYYLTDGIYPKWATFIQSIKLPQDPKASFFATCQEAVRKDVERAFGVLQARFAIVKNPALVHNKETIGKIMRACIILHNMIVEDERDGYNQLNPAEFEQVEANRTSHVDLDIHSNVSNMMTMLSKRKEVRNQIKHQQLKDDLVEHIWQNFGTNQNYN